A region of Takifugu rubripes chromosome 6, fTakRub1.2, whole genome shotgun sequence DNA encodes the following proteins:
- the LOC115250140 gene encoding WD repeat-containing protein 7-like isoform X2, whose amino-acid sequence MSGNSLVLPIVLWGRTAPTHCISTLLVMDDFSTIITGCHDGQICLWDMTSDLEICPRAMLFGHTASITCLSKASACSDKQYIVSASESGEMCLWDVNDGRCIEFTKLACTHTGIQFYQFTIGTQREGRLLSNGLYPEILVMDATSLEVLYSLVSKISPDWISSMSIIRSHRTQEDTVVAMSVTGILKVWIITAEVSRMQDLDPVFEEESKPVYCQGCQSISFCTFTQRSLLVICSKYWRVFDAADYSLLCSVPSDNDQSWTGGEFIAADKVIIWTEDGCSYVYKLPPSEHFRSHVGKTKESLVPPLIYKIAERSDKELLICPPVTRFFFGRREPFHKLLIQGDSAGQLSLWSITDSTPQQPLSAAAELQVSSTISLQEAFDKLTPVSAGIIDQLSVLPSKEEPIKVTASVYIPSQGRLVCGREDGSIILVPATQTAIVQLLQGEHMLRRGWPPHRTLRGHRNKVTCVLYPYQISPRYDQRSLVSGGVDFSVIVWDIFTGEMKHIFCVHGGEITQLIVPPENCSTRVQHCVCSVASDHSVGLLSLRERKCIMLASRHLFPIHVVKWRPADDYLVVGCSDGSVYVWQMDTGALDRCVMGITAVEILNACDELAPATVDALSHSAVNLKQAMTRRSLAALKNMAQHKLQTLATNLLAADNADKGNLPKYSHNALVVQAMKTNLTDPDMHVLFFDVEAVIIQLLTEEAQRPNPTLVSPETLQKSQAGADKGGSFLANKIFKQVKETMKETIKEHLLDEDEEEEEEMRRREEKSKSLSLLEYNLTMDTAKLFMSCLHAWGLNEQLDNICLERLGMLRPHCPISFGLISRGGHMSLMLPTFKESLLRQLSLATGLKLTLSDIVGKGTYGVSRAVTTQHLLSVISLANTLMGMTNATFVGEHMKKAPARPPRPGGTPESPRRMQATPPQPSNPALQAQIKQAATANTGTVTTAAGPPGAPGAPPQGAPGSPSPGPALNVPSVNEGTD is encoded by the exons ATGTCAGGGAACAGCTTGGTTCTACCCATAGTGCTATGGGGACGCACTGCTCCGACACACTGTATCAGCACCCTGCTGGTCATGGATGACTTTAGCACCATCATTACTGGTTGCCATGATGGACAGATCTGTCTCTGGGACATGACCTCTGATCTGGAG ATTTGTCCCAGGGCCATGTTGTTTGGTCATACTGCCTCCATTACCTGTCTGTCTAAAGCCAGTGCATGCAGTGACAAGCAGTATATAGTCAGTGCATCAGAGAGTGG AGAGATGTGTTTATGGGATGTGAATGATGGACGCTGTATTGAGTTTACAAAGCTGGCCTGTACCCACACTGGCATACAG TTCTATCAGTTCACTATTGGCACTCAGAGGGAGGGACGGCTGCTTTCTAATGGACTCTACCCAGAAATCCTTGTAATGGATGCCACCAGTCTGGAGGTCCTGTACTCACTGGTGTCTAAGATCTCTCCTGACTGGATCAGCTCCATGAGCATCATCAGATCTCACCGAACACAAG aggacacagtggtggCGATGTCAGTGACAGGTATTCTAAAGGTCTGGATCATCACGGCTGAGGTCAGCAGAATGCAG gactTGGACCCAGTGTTTGAAGAAGAATCCAAACCTGTCTACTGTCAGGGTTGTCAGAGCATTTCCTTCTGCACCTTCACTCAGAGGAGCCTGTTGGTCATTTGTTCCAAGTACTGGAGG GTGTTTGATGCTGCAGATTACTCGCTGCTCTGCTCAGTTCCCAGTGACAATGACCAGAGCTGGACAGGTGGAGAGTTTATCGCTGCAGACAAAGTTATCATTTGGACTGAAGATGGCTGCAGTTATGTCTATAAGCTGCCCCCCAG TGAACATTTCCGTAGTCATGTTGGGAAAACTAAAGAAAGCTTAGTTCCTCCACTGATCTACAAAATTGCAGAACGTTCAGATAAAGAG CTCCTGATCTGTCCTCCCGTGACGCGCTTTTTCTTTGGACGCCGTGAGCCTTTTCACAAGCTGCTCATCCAGGGGGACTCGGCGGGCCAACTGTCCCTGTGGAGCATCACTGATAGCACCCCCCAGCAGCCGCTGTCGGCCGCTGCAG AACTACAGGTGTCCTCCACTATCAGTCTGCAGGAGGCTTTTGATAAGTTGACCCCCGTATCTGCTGGAATCATCGACCAGCTCAGCGTCCTGCCTTCAAAGGAAGAACCAATCAAG GTGACAGCCAGTGTTTACATCCCCTCTCAAGGTCGACTGGTGTGTGGGCGAGAGGACGGCAGCATCATCCTGGTCCCTGCTACACAGACGGCCATTGTCCAGCTACTACAGGGAGAACATATGCTCAGGAGAG gTTGGCCACCCCATCGGACCCTGCGGGGTCACCGGAACAAGGTGACGTGTGTCTTGTACCCCTATCAGATCTCCCCGCGCTACGACCAGCGCTCTCTGGTGTCCGGAGGCGTCGACTTCTCCGTCATTGTCTGGGACATTTTCACTGGAGAGATGAAGCACATTTTCTGTGTCCATGGAGGAGAGATCACCCAACTTATTGTCCCGCCTGAAAACTGCAGC aCACGAGTGCAGCACTGCGTCTGCTCCGTTGCCAGTGACCACTCTGTCGGCCTGCTCAGCCTCAGGGAAAGGAAGTGCATCATGCTGGCGTCGCGACACCTCTTCCCCATCCACGTCGTCAAATGGCGCCCAGCAGATGACTACCTTGTGGTTGGATGTTCGGATGGCTCCGTGTATGTCTGGCAAATGGACACAG GTGCGCTGGATCGTTGCGTGATGGGAATAACTGCAGTGGAGATCTTGAAtgcctgtgatgagctggcccCGGCCACCGTGGATGCCCTCAGCCACTCGGCTGTGAACCTGAAACAGGCGATGACCCGCCGGAGCCTGGCGGCGCTGAAGAACATGGCCCAGCACAAGCTGCAGACCCTGGCCACCAACCTGCTGGCTGCAGACAACGCTGACAAG GGCAACCTGCCAAAATACTCCCATAATGCCCTGGTGGTCCAGGCAATGAAGACAAACCTGACAGATCCTGACATGCATGTGTTGTTCTTTGATGTGGAAGCGGTGATCATCCAGCTGCTAACGGAGGAAGCCCAGAGACCAAACCCCACATTGGTGTCCCCAGAGACACTGCAGAAGAGCCAGGCCGGCGCTGACAAGGGCGGTTCTTTTCTGGCCAACAAGATCTTCAAACAG GTGAAGGAGACGATGAAAGAGACCATCAAGGAGCACTTGTTggatgaagacgaggaggaggaagaggagatgagaaGGCGTGAGGAGAAGTCCAAGTCTTTGAGTTTACTGGAGTATAACTTGACAATGGACACAGCCAAGCTCTTCATGTCCTGCCTGCATGCCTGGGGCCTGAATGAACAGCTGGACAACATCTGCCTGGAGCGGCTGGGCATGCTCAGGCCACACTGTCCCATCTCCTTTGGCCTGATCTCCAGAGGGGGTCACATGTCCCTTATGCTGCCCACCTTTAAG GAGTCTTTGCTGCGGCAGTTGTCTCTGGCTACTGGTCTGAAACTGACTCTGAGCGACATTGTGGGAAAGGGGACATATGGTGTTTCCAGGGCCGTCACCACGCAGCACCTCCTGTCGGTGATATCACTGGCCAACACGCTGATGGGCATGACCAATGCCACCTTTGTTGGAGAGCACATGAAGAAAGCACCGGCCag
- the LOC115250140 gene encoding WD repeat-containing protein 7-like isoform X1, translating to MSGNSLVLPIVLWGRTAPTHCISTLLVMDDFSTIITGCHDGQICLWDMTSDLEICPRAMLFGHTASITCLSKASACSDKQYIVSASESGEMCLWDVNDGRCIEFTKLACTHTGIQFYQFTIGTQREGRLLSNGLYPEILVMDATSLEVLYSLVSKISPDWISSMSIIRSHRTQEDTVVAMSVTGILKVWIITAEVSRMQDLDPVFEEESKPVYCQGCQSISFCTFTQRSLLVICSKYWRVFDAADYSLLCSVPSDNDQSWTGGEFIAADKVIIWTEDGCSYVYKLPPSEHFRSHVGKTKESLVPPLIYKIAERSDKELLICPPVTRFFFGRREPFHKLLIQGDSAGQLSLWSITDSTPQQPLSAAAELQVSSTISLQEAFDKLTPVSAGIIDQLSVLPSKEEPIKVTASVYIPSQGRLVCGREDGSIILVPATQTAIVQLLQGEHMLRRGWPPHRTLRGHRNKVTCVLYPYQISPRYDQRSLVSGGVDFSVIVWDIFTGEMKHIFCVHGGEITQLIVPPENCSTRVQHCVCSVASDHSVGLLSLRERKCIMLASRHLFPIHVVKWRPADDYLVVGCSDGSVYVWQMDTGALDRCVMGITAVEILNACDELAPATVDALSHSAVNLKQAMTRRSLAALKNMAQHKLQTLATNLLAADNADKGNLPKYSHNALVVQAMKTNLTDPDMHVLFFDVEAVIIQLLTEEAQRPNPTLVSPETLQKSQAGADKGGSFLANKIFKQVKETMKETIKEHLLDEDEEEEEEMRRREEKSKSLSLLEYNLTMDTAKLFMSCLHAWGLNEQLDNICLERLGMLRPHCPISFGLISRGGHMSLMLPTFKESLLRQLSLATGLKLTLSDIVGKGTYGVSRAVTTQHLLSVISLANTLMGMTNATFVGEHMKKAPARPPRPGGTPESPRRMQATPPQPSNPALQAQIKQAAVAATANTGTVTTAAGPPGAPGAPPQGAPGSPSPGPALNVPSVNEGTD from the exons ATGTCAGGGAACAGCTTGGTTCTACCCATAGTGCTATGGGGACGCACTGCTCCGACACACTGTATCAGCACCCTGCTGGTCATGGATGACTTTAGCACCATCATTACTGGTTGCCATGATGGACAGATCTGTCTCTGGGACATGACCTCTGATCTGGAG ATTTGTCCCAGGGCCATGTTGTTTGGTCATACTGCCTCCATTACCTGTCTGTCTAAAGCCAGTGCATGCAGTGACAAGCAGTATATAGTCAGTGCATCAGAGAGTGG AGAGATGTGTTTATGGGATGTGAATGATGGACGCTGTATTGAGTTTACAAAGCTGGCCTGTACCCACACTGGCATACAG TTCTATCAGTTCACTATTGGCACTCAGAGGGAGGGACGGCTGCTTTCTAATGGACTCTACCCAGAAATCCTTGTAATGGATGCCACCAGTCTGGAGGTCCTGTACTCACTGGTGTCTAAGATCTCTCCTGACTGGATCAGCTCCATGAGCATCATCAGATCTCACCGAACACAAG aggacacagtggtggCGATGTCAGTGACAGGTATTCTAAAGGTCTGGATCATCACGGCTGAGGTCAGCAGAATGCAG gactTGGACCCAGTGTTTGAAGAAGAATCCAAACCTGTCTACTGTCAGGGTTGTCAGAGCATTTCCTTCTGCACCTTCACTCAGAGGAGCCTGTTGGTCATTTGTTCCAAGTACTGGAGG GTGTTTGATGCTGCAGATTACTCGCTGCTCTGCTCAGTTCCCAGTGACAATGACCAGAGCTGGACAGGTGGAGAGTTTATCGCTGCAGACAAAGTTATCATTTGGACTGAAGATGGCTGCAGTTATGTCTATAAGCTGCCCCCCAG TGAACATTTCCGTAGTCATGTTGGGAAAACTAAAGAAAGCTTAGTTCCTCCACTGATCTACAAAATTGCAGAACGTTCAGATAAAGAG CTCCTGATCTGTCCTCCCGTGACGCGCTTTTTCTTTGGACGCCGTGAGCCTTTTCACAAGCTGCTCATCCAGGGGGACTCGGCGGGCCAACTGTCCCTGTGGAGCATCACTGATAGCACCCCCCAGCAGCCGCTGTCGGCCGCTGCAG AACTACAGGTGTCCTCCACTATCAGTCTGCAGGAGGCTTTTGATAAGTTGACCCCCGTATCTGCTGGAATCATCGACCAGCTCAGCGTCCTGCCTTCAAAGGAAGAACCAATCAAG GTGACAGCCAGTGTTTACATCCCCTCTCAAGGTCGACTGGTGTGTGGGCGAGAGGACGGCAGCATCATCCTGGTCCCTGCTACACAGACGGCCATTGTCCAGCTACTACAGGGAGAACATATGCTCAGGAGAG gTTGGCCACCCCATCGGACCCTGCGGGGTCACCGGAACAAGGTGACGTGTGTCTTGTACCCCTATCAGATCTCCCCGCGCTACGACCAGCGCTCTCTGGTGTCCGGAGGCGTCGACTTCTCCGTCATTGTCTGGGACATTTTCACTGGAGAGATGAAGCACATTTTCTGTGTCCATGGAGGAGAGATCACCCAACTTATTGTCCCGCCTGAAAACTGCAGC aCACGAGTGCAGCACTGCGTCTGCTCCGTTGCCAGTGACCACTCTGTCGGCCTGCTCAGCCTCAGGGAAAGGAAGTGCATCATGCTGGCGTCGCGACACCTCTTCCCCATCCACGTCGTCAAATGGCGCCCAGCAGATGACTACCTTGTGGTTGGATGTTCGGATGGCTCCGTGTATGTCTGGCAAATGGACACAG GTGCGCTGGATCGTTGCGTGATGGGAATAACTGCAGTGGAGATCTTGAAtgcctgtgatgagctggcccCGGCCACCGTGGATGCCCTCAGCCACTCGGCTGTGAACCTGAAACAGGCGATGACCCGCCGGAGCCTGGCGGCGCTGAAGAACATGGCCCAGCACAAGCTGCAGACCCTGGCCACCAACCTGCTGGCTGCAGACAACGCTGACAAG GGCAACCTGCCAAAATACTCCCATAATGCCCTGGTGGTCCAGGCAATGAAGACAAACCTGACAGATCCTGACATGCATGTGTTGTTCTTTGATGTGGAAGCGGTGATCATCCAGCTGCTAACGGAGGAAGCCCAGAGACCAAACCCCACATTGGTGTCCCCAGAGACACTGCAGAAGAGCCAGGCCGGCGCTGACAAGGGCGGTTCTTTTCTGGCCAACAAGATCTTCAAACAG GTGAAGGAGACGATGAAAGAGACCATCAAGGAGCACTTGTTggatgaagacgaggaggaggaagaggagatgagaaGGCGTGAGGAGAAGTCCAAGTCTTTGAGTTTACTGGAGTATAACTTGACAATGGACACAGCCAAGCTCTTCATGTCCTGCCTGCATGCCTGGGGCCTGAATGAACAGCTGGACAACATCTGCCTGGAGCGGCTGGGCATGCTCAGGCCACACTGTCCCATCTCCTTTGGCCTGATCTCCAGAGGGGGTCACATGTCCCTTATGCTGCCCACCTTTAAG GAGTCTTTGCTGCGGCAGTTGTCTCTGGCTACTGGTCTGAAACTGACTCTGAGCGACATTGTGGGAAAGGGGACATATGGTGTTTCCAGGGCCGTCACCACGCAGCACCTCCTGTCGGTGATATCACTGGCCAACACGCTGATGGGCATGACCAATGCCACCTTTGTTGGAGAGCACATGAAGAAAGCACCGGCCag
- the LOC101077778 gene encoding cyclin-G2-like, translating to MDAFKLMKELRLNYEQEVHYLPKKTGLSLIESSVQGESRISAKCRDAKVEDLWSLTSFFGYSTQTFVLAVNLLDRFLAMMRIQPKHLSCVSLSCLHMAAKVTEEECNLTPCDELIRIGQCRFTVSDLERMEKIVADKLNFKSKAITALTFLHLYHQIARSQATDRNETLSLEKLEAQLKACLCRITFSLAKPSVLALALLMQGIEAVHSEDMLEIAYHIQKHLKIGDGELLLWSERVALCLSDYASPECSKPDHRRLQWIVSRRTAQNLHSYRNVPELPTIPEGGWDESESEDSSEDGMSSGEESLSSSLGSDAEGPYFPLHLHKQRLYVP from the exons ATGGATGCCTTCAAGCTAATGAAGGAGCTGAGGCTGAACTATGAGCAGGAGGTCCATTATCTTCCCAAGAAGACGGGGCTGAGCCTCATCGAGTCCTCTGTGCAG GGTGAAAGCCGGATCTCAGCCAAGTGCAGAGATGCCAAAGTGGAGGACCTGTGGAGCCTGACCAGTTTCTTTGGTTACAGCACACAGACTTTTGTCCTGGCCGTGAACCTTTTGGACAGATTCTTGGCGATGATGAGG ATTCAACCCAAGCACCTGTCCTGCGTCAGCCTCAGCTGCCTCCACATGGCGGCCAAAGTAACGGAGGAGGAGTGCAACCTCACGCCATGTGACGAGCTGATCCGTATCGGACAGTGTCGCTTCACCGTGTCAGACCTGGAGCGCATGGAGAAGATTGTTGCTGACAAGCTCAACTTCAAATCAAAAGCCATCACTGCCTTAACCTTCCTGCACCTGTACCATCAGATCGCACGTTCACAagccacagacag GAATGAGACGTTGAgtctggagaagctggaggctcAGCTCAAGGCCTGTCTGTGTCGGATAACCTTCTCTTTAGCAAAG CCGTCTGTCCTCGCCTTGGCCCTCCTGATGCAGGGGATAGAAGCCGTCCACTCCGAGGACATGCTGGAGATAGCCTATCACATCCAAAAACATTTGAAG ATTGGAGACGGCGAGCTCTTGCTTTGGAGCGAGCGCGTGGCCCTGTGTCTGTCAGACTATGCCTCCCCTGAATGCAGCAAACCCGACCACAGAAGGCTGCAGTGGATCGTGTCCCGGCGAACCGCCCAGAACCTGCACAGCTACCGAAACGTCCCAGAACTGCCCACCATCCCGGAAGGCGGATGGGATGAGAGCGAGAG TGAGGACTCGAGTGAAGATGGGATGAGTTCAGGCGAGGAGTCCCTCAGCAGCTCTCTGGGCAGCGACGCAGAAGGACCCTACTTCCCCCTTCACCTCCACAAACAACGTCTCTATGTGCCTTAA
- the LOC115250142 gene encoding cyclin-I-like produces MKILEPWGHQKLSFLLEKAASREAEIWRVYVPKKPSSQDTDISPTQRDEAVRWLMELHRRLQLYPETLVLAVSIMDRFLAPIKARPKYLRCIAITCFFLASKTSEEDERVPSLKELAASSSCGCSPSEILRMERIILDKLNWDLHSATALDFLHIFHAMVSSCRSGLLDTVLGLTRSQHLSLLTLQLYHCLADHTLMQLKGSMLALALLSLELETCCPDWLGLTFDLLKKTQINSSELIWSRELVARSLSARRAALSPNSVYVYQPLQQSPKLPFQPPDLSLEHQLLASSTVQLQTPTAGKEGAQSSVSSCTETTPALLSPLKHLSHRNPLQKVTVRCKSSTKRKVEEMEEDDFYDDIKRLYNEDTTTAVHEGVIVSGEGGLGVCSVPLSTQEGSSSPCPPLQPAGAS; encoded by the exons ATGAAGATCTTGGAACCCTGGGGACACCAGAAGCTGTCTTTTCTATTAGAAAAAGCAGCTTCTAGGGAAGCTGAGATCTGGAGGGTCTACGTGCCAAAGAAGCCCTCCTCACAG GATACAGATATCTCCCCGACCCAGCGGGATGAGGCTGTGCGCTGGTTGATGGAGCTCCACCGCAGGCTGCAGCTGTACCCGGAGACGCTGGTGTTAGCTGTCAGCATCATGGACCGCTTCCTTGCTCCCATCAAG GCACGTCCAAAGTACCTGCGCTGCATCGCCATCACTTGCTTCTTCCTGGCTTCCAAAACCAGCGAGGAGGATGAG cgTGTGCCCTCCTTGAAGGAGCTGGCTGCCTCCAGCAGCTGCGGCTGTTCTCCATCAGAGATtctgaggatggagaggatCATCCTGGACAAGCTGAACTGGGATCTGCACAGCGCCACAGCCCTGGACTTCCTGCACATC TTCCACGCCATGGTGTCGTCATGTCGTTCTGGGCTTTTGGACACTGTGCTGGGACTGACCCGCTCTCAACATCTAAGCCTCCTCACCCTCCAGCTTTACCACTGCCTGGCTGACCACACGCTCATGCAG CTCAAAGGATCCATGTTGGCTTTGGCTCttctcagcctggagctggagacCTGCTGTCCTGACTGGTTGGgtctcacctttgacctgctcAAGAAGACACAG ATCAACAGCTCTGAGTTGATTTGGAGTCGGGAACTGGTGGCTCGCAGCCTGTCAGCACGGCGAGCTGCCCTTTCCCCAAACAGTGTCTACGTCTACCAGCCCCTGCAGCAGAGCCCCAAACTCCCCTTCCAGCCTCCTG ATTTATCTCTGGAACACCAACTTCTTGCCTCCTCCACTGTCCAGCTTCAGACACCTACTGCTGGAAAGGAGGGAGCCCAGAGCTCTGTCTCGTCTTGCACTGAAACCACCCCAGCTCTGTTGTCTCCACTGAAACACCTCAGCCATCGTAACCCCCTGCAGAAGGTCACAGTCCGCTGTAAATCCTCCACCAAACGCAAG gtggaggagatggaggaggacgacTTCTATGATGACATCAAGCGCCTCTACAATGAGGATACCACCACGGCTGTCCACGAAGGTGTGATAGTGTCAGGTGAAGGAGGTCTAGGTGTCTGTAGTGTCCCTTTGTCCACCCAGGAAGGCAGCTCATCCCCCTGCCCACCGCTGCAGCCAGCTGGTGCCTCATAG